ATTTTAAAGTTTTTGCATAACCTGAATTTTTAATTGGAGCAACCCCTCATAGTGCACACAGTACTGCCTTGCGTTTTAACTATTCTTTTAAAAGATGACCAAGTCTTACTTCTAAGAAGAAAAAATACTGGTTTTAGAGATGGTGATTTTTGTCTTGTTGGAGGAAAAATTGAACTCAATGAACCAGCAACTCAAGCAGCCTCTAGAGAGGCTCTTGAAGAAGTAGGCCTCGATCTTAAAAATCTTGAATTTGTTCATGTACTACATAAAATGGGAGAAAGAGATGACCTTATCGCCTTTGCTT
The nucleotide sequence above comes from Chlamydiales bacterium. Encoded proteins:
- a CDS encoding NUDIX domain-containing protein; protein product: MHTVLPCVLTILLKDDQVLLLRRKNTGFRDGDFCLVGGKIELNEPATQAASREALEEVGLDLKNLEFVHVLHKMGERDDLIAFAFVATEWEGTLHNCEPEKHDLMQWFALRHLPKNILPAHKQVLEMFQNKIHYSEFTSS